In the Paralichthys olivaceus isolate ysfri-2021 chromosome 17, ASM2471397v2, whole genome shotgun sequence genome, one interval contains:
- the ncf2 gene encoding neutrophil cytosol factor 2, whose protein sequence is MSFVDTLRQWDEAVTCVDRDDLSGAFRIFLSIQEPNSKICFDIGCLHLLNQDLDAAEKAFDCSIRRDEHMAVAFFQRGIAFYKKQRYEESLGDFHYAFKELRGNQLIDYKALGLRYKLFACDVLHNMALAEAQLGNWEKAQENLVKALDYKTEAKLNAIDRALQSTLKQKLFKLVEFPSNVLFKPNKHYVAELEKKDYLGKAKVVASVVPQDDFSGFAPLQPQVEDGPTCPKEPEVLRALEGVPHTVLFEFVPETSDELAVVPGNIVFVLHKGADNWASVIFNERRGLVPYNYLERLEISLASKQKEGIRKTPSREPPTRPERKQGLTASENSSRDRQCKDAQSPDDSYIVKVHFKFNFAVSVPPGSHSVILMEKICKKLNLPSTAVSLSLTSDADEQSLISADTEMESLWSRANGRRITLWCHNKEFQQTDGKPSNDIHFVALHSYESSNPEDLNFHQGDTITLLSKVNQDWLEGQCNGNTGIFPASFVEEVPQKLM, encoded by the exons ATGTCTTTTGTCGACACTCTTCGTCAGTGGGATGAGGCCGTAACCTGTGTTGACAGAGATGATTTGTCTGGAGCGTTCAGGATTTTCCTTTCAATCCAAGAACCCAACTCCAAAATTTGTTTTGACATAGGCTGTCTCcatcttcttaaccaagacCTGGATGCTGCTGAAAAG GCATTTGATTGCAGCATTCGCAGGGATGAGCATATGGCGGTTGCCTTCTTTCAAAGAGGAATCGCCTTTTACAAAAAGCAGAG GTATGAGGAGAGTTTGGGTGATTTCCACTATGCCTTCAAAGAACTAAGAGGGAACCAGCTGATAGATTACAAAGCACTTGGACTCAGATACAAATTATTTGCATGTGAT GTTCTCCACAATATGGCCCTGGCTGAGGCTCAGCTGGGCAACTGGGAAAAGGCCCAGGAAAACCTTGTGAAGGCTCTCGATTACAAAACAGAGGCTAAGCTCAATGCCATCGACAGAGCTCTTCAGTCGACACTG aaacagaaacttttCAAACTAGTGGAGTTCCCATCAAATGTTCTGTTCAAGCCAAATAAGCACTATGTCGCTGAGCTGGAGAAGAAGGACTATCTGGGCAAAGCTAAG GTGGTTGCCTCTGTTGTTCCTCAGGATGACTTCTCTGGGTTTGCTCCACTACAGCCTCAG GTTGAAGATGGACCAACTTGTCCAAAGGAGCCCGAGGTTCTCAG GGCTCTGGAAGGAGTCCCCCACACTGTCCTGTTTGAGTTTGTTCCTGAGACCAGTGACGAGTTGGCTGTCGTGCCAGGcaatattgtgtttgtgctgcacaaAGGTGCTGATAACTGGGCATCTGTGATCTTCAATGAAAGA AGGGGACTTGTTCCCTACAATTACCTGGAACGTTTGGAAATCTCATTGGCTTCTAAACAGAAGGAG GGAATACGTAAAACTCCAAGTCGAGAACCTCCAACCAGacctgaaagaaaacaag GTCTTACTGCaagtgaaaacagcagcagagacagacaatgTAAG GATGCTCAGTCTCCTGATGATTCATACATTGTCAAAGTccattttaaattcaactttGCAGTCTCTGTACCCCCTGGGTCTCACTCTGTCATACTGATGGAGAAAATCTGTAAGAAACTGAATCTCCCCTCTACTGCAGTCTCCTTGAG TTTGACCTCCGACGCCGATGAACAAAGTCTAATTAGTGCCGACACAGAAATGGAAAGTTTGTGGAGTCGTGCCAATGGTAGGCGCATCACCTTGTGGTGTCACAACAAGGAG ttccaGCAAACTGATGGAAAGCCAAGCAATGACATCCACTTTGTGGCACTTCATTCCTATGAGTCATCTAATCCAGAGGATCTCAATTTTCATCAAGGGGATACAATCACATTGCTCTCCAAAG ttAACCAGGATTGGTTGGAAGGACAATGCAATGGGAACACTGGTATATTCCCTGCATCTTTTGTGGAAGAAGTTCCTCAGAAActgatgtaa